A region of the Desulfosoma caldarium genome:
GGGAAAGCCCACCAGGGCCAACAGGTCAAAGGGAGCCATGGGCAAGCCCAGACCCAGCAGCGCTTCGTCGACCTGAGCGAAATCGGCGCCTTCGTCCACCATGGTGAGGCAGTCGACAAGCATCTTGGTCAGAAGGCGATTGACCAGGAAAGCCGGGGCGTCTTTGACGAGCACGCCCGTTTTCTTGAGCTTTTTGGCCATGTCGAAGGCGGTGGCTAGAGTCAGGTCATTGGTCTGGGGTGTTTTTATGATCTCCACCAAAGGCAGCACGGCCACAGGGTTGAAAAAGTGAAAACCCACAACTCGTTCCGGATGTTTGAGATCCGCGCCCATTTCGGTGACGCTCAGAGACGAGGTGTTTGTGGCGAGAATACATTCAGGTCCCACAACGGCCTCCACTTCCGCAAACACCTGCTTCTTGATGTCCATGCGTTCAAAGACGGCTTCGATGACGAAATCGCAGTCGGCAAAATCGTCATAGTTCAGCGTGCCGCGCAGCAGGCTGGACAGGTACCGGGCACGGGCTTCGGGCATGCGGCCCTTTTCCACCATCTTTTGAAATTCCTGGTGCACGTAGGCGCAGCCCTTGTCCACAAATTCCTGCTTGATGTCTTTCATGACCACCGGCACACCCAACCGATAGATGAATAGCTGGGCCAGCTGGGACGCCATGAGGCCGGCGCCGATGATGCCCACCTTTTTCACAGGCTTGGGCTTGGCTTCAGGAACACCTTTGACTTTCTTGGCGTAACGGTTCACCAGATCAAAGGCATAGATGGAACACTTGCACTGGCGGCTCTTGATGAGGTCTCCCAAAGCTTTGTTTTCCTCTTCAAAGCCCTCCTCCACACTCCATTTCGTGGCGCCTTCGATGAGTTCTATGGCGCGGTAGGGTGCCGGAGCCGCCCCGTGGACTTTTGCGTCCACGAATTCCTTGGCTTTGGTGATGGTCGCCTTCAGGTTGGTGGTCTTAGGAGCATGACGCTCCACCTTTTCGGTCCCGTCGATAATGCCCATAAGGAATCGCAGGGAATCGTCAAAAAATTCCGCTCCGTCATAGAGTCGGTCCGCTAGACCCATTTCGTAGGCCTTGACACCATTTATCATGCGGTTCTGATTGAGCGCGTTGAAGATGATGAGTTCCAGAGCCTTTTCCGGACCTAAAAGCTTGGTGGCCAGAGTGCAGCCGCCCCAGCCCGGAACCAGGCCGATGAAACATTCCGGAAAGCCCATGGCCGGGACACTTCGAGCCACGGTGCGATACTGGCAGTAAAGTCCAATTTCCAGGCCGCCACCCAGGGCCACGCCGTTGTAGGCCGCCACGGTGGGAAAGGGAAGGTCCATGAGGCGCTTCATGATGGTGTGGCCGGCCTTGCCAATCTGGTAACCTTGTTCGAAGGTGGTCACAAAGGGCACCTGGGTCAGGTCCGCTCCGGCCGCAAAGATGTACGGCTTTCCTGTGAGCATGAGCCCCTTGACGTCCCCTTGGGCCAGCACGGTGTCAATGGCCTCGTTGAGAGACATGAGGGCGGCTTCACTGAAAACGTTGGGTTTCTTGTAATCATGCCCGTTGTCCATGGTCACGATAGCCAGTTTGCCAACGGGAGAGTTCCAGAAGTTTACGAGAAACTTGGTCACCGGTTCGCCCATGACAATCCCCCTTTATTCGGACTTCGCGGTTTGAAGGTTTTCCCAAATGACCGATCCGCCTTGGCCCAACCCAACGCACATGGCCGCCAGACCGTAACGGGCTTCCGGATGGGCTTCGAAGTAGTGCATGAGGTGGATCATGAGCCGCGGGCCGGAGGAGGCCAAGGGATGGCCAAAGGCGATGGCACCTCCGTAGGGGTTCAGGCGCTTGTCATCGGGAAACTTCATGCCGAATTCCTTCATGAACACCACGGCTTGCACCGCAAAGGCTTCGTTGAGTTCAATGACGTCCAGGTCGTCAAATTTTAATCCCGTACGGGCCAAGACCTTGTGGGTGGACGGCACGGGCCCGTAACCCATGATTTCCGGCTGGACACCCGCAAAGGCATACCCCACCAGGCGCATCTTGGGCTTGAGCCCCAGTTCCTTTGCCTTGTCGGCGGACATGAGCAGCACGCCGCAGGCGCCGTCATTCAACCCGGACGCATTGCCCGGTGTTACCTTGCCCTGCACGCGAAACGGTGTTTTCAGGTTGGCCAGGCCTTCCATCGTCGTTTCCGGGCGGGGCTGTTCGTCCCGGTCCGCCACCACCCAGCCGTTCTTGGTGTAAACCGTCATGGGCACGATCATTTTCTGAATGATACCGTCTTGGTACGCCTTGTAGGCCTTTCTCTGACACAAACACGCGTATTCATCGGCCATTTCCTTCGTGATCTCGGGAAACCGGTCATGAAGATTTTCCGCCGTTTTTCCCATGACCAGCGCGTCTTCGGAAACTATGCGCTCCGCAATGAAGCGCGGATTGGGATCTGCGGTGGCTCCCATGGGATGATGCCCCATGTGTTCCACGCCTCCAGCAATGGCCACGTCCACGGAACCCAGAGCGATCTCCGAAGCGGCGCACGTCACCGCCGTCATGCCTCCAGCACACATGCGATCCACGGAAAAGCCAGCCGTCGAAACAGGAAGTCCAGCCAAAATGGCCGTCGTGCGTCCCATGGTCAGACCCTGATCGCCTTCCTGGGTGGTGGCTCCCCAGACGTTTTCTTCGACCATTTCGGGTTTCACCTGTGGATTGCGGCGCAGAAGTTCTCGAATGACCTTGACGACCATGTCGTCAGCCCGCGTCATCCAAAAAATACCTTTTTCTCCGGCCTTGCCGAAGGCCGTGCGAATCCCGTCCACCAAAACCACGTCCCTTGCCTTCATTGAATGTCCTCCTTGGTGTTAAACAAGAGCGAAACCTTCCTCGGGAATTTCCAAAGGCGACTTGTCGCTGGTCATGATCGCTCGAGCCTTTCCGGCCGCCTGGGTAAGCACCTGGAACATCCAGAATTTGGCTGAAGCGATCTTGCCGGCGTAAAAGGCCGCACTGCGATTGGACGCCACCACCGCCTGGCGCGCCTTGTCATCCTTGGCCCCATGGTCGGCGTAAATCTCATACAGCTTGCGGTCAGCAATGTAGGCCTGCCACAGAAGCAGAAGTCCCAGAGTGACATCGCCGAAGAGATCCAGGTAAGGTTTGGCGTAGAGAATGGGCACGTGAAATTCGTCGGTCATACCCTTGAGTCCGAAGAACTTGGTGACTTGAATGAGACTTTCAGCAGCTTCATCGTAAATTTCAAGCATTTCCCTCATGCGATAGTTCTTGCGGAACTTGGCCGTCAATTCGGTGCTGAACTTGACGGCATTCTTGAACAAAAGGCCACGCTTCATGGCGATCTTTCGACCCACCAAATCCAAGGCCTGAATGCCGTTGGTGCCTTCGTAAATGGAGGCAATCTTACAATCCCTGAGGAACTGATCCACCGGGTATTCCGACGTGTAGCCATAGCCGCCGTACACCTGCACCGCGGTCTCGCAGACGCGAAAGCCAAGGTCACTACCCATGGACTTGCAGATGGGTATCAGAAGATCCACATAACCCTGGTAAAGGTCCCGTTCTTCGTCAGTTTCGGCCACCTGCACCCGATCCAGGCAATAGGCAGCAAGGTGCATCAGAGCCCGCAGACCTTCCGTGCTGGATTTCATGAACATGAGCATACGGCGCACGTCCGGATGATTGATGATGGCCACACGTTCGGCACCCGGATCCTTCATCTTTTCCACCGGCGTTCCCTGCACGCGCTCCCTGGCGTACTGCAGCGCATGGAGATACGCCGCGCTGGCATGGGCTAAGCCCTGCATGCCCACGAAAAGGCGCGCCTCATTCATCATGTCGAACATGATGCGCATGCCCTTGTTGGGTTCGCCCATGAGGTAGCCCAGACACTTGCCGTTTTCTCCAAAATTGAGGACGCAGGTCGCGGATCCGTGAATGCCCATCTTATGTTCGATGCCGCCACAGTTGACGTCGTTGTCCACCAAATTGCCGTTATCATCCACAAGAAAGCGGGGCACGAGAAAGATGGAAATGCCCTTGGTACCCTTGGGCGCACCTTCGATGCGGGCAAGCACCATGTGCACGATGTTTTCCGTCAAATCGTGCATGCCAGATGAAATGAAAATCTTTTGGCCTTCGATCTTGTAGGTGCCATCGCCCTGAGGCACAGCGCGCGTGCGCAGATTGCCCACATCACTGCCCGCGCCGGCTTCCGTGAGGCACATGGTGCCGCCCCATTCCCCGGAAAACATCTTATACATGTACTTTTCCTGAAGCTCCGGCGTGCCGTACTTTTTTAAGAGGCGAGCCGCGCCATGGGTCAGGCCGGGATACATGAGCAAGGCCCAGTTGGCGGCGGCAAAAAATTCCACACAGGCATTGGAAATTATGAACGGAAAGCCTTGGCCGCCCACTTCGGGATCGTCGGCCATGGCCAGCCAGCCACCTTCACAGTACAATCGATACGGTCGATGAAAGGATTCGGGCACCTTTACAAGACCGTTTTCAAAACGGCACCCTTCTTTGTCTCCCTTTTTGTTGGTGGGGTAGAATTCCTGCTCCGCAAGCTTTTCCGCCTGTTCCAAGGCCATATCAAACATTTCCTTGGAATACTCGGAAAAAAGAGGATACTTGCACAGGTCTTCCACGTTCAGTTGTTCGTAGAGAACAAACTTGAGATCCCTCACGTCCACAAGCAGCTTCATGAGTTTTTCCTCCTTGAGCCTTGTCTCGAACCCGAAACATTCTGTGTCATGCGTCGCGGCGCATCCGCGCCGAGGCAGCCCACACGGATCACGCGTTCATGCCGGCCAGGCGGGCCTTGACTTCAGGCACCCCAAGCCCGTTGACGAAAAGATCCATCAAGGGTTCCGTCAGGGTCTCAAGATCATAGGGACGCCCTGCCAACACCCACGTGGACACCACCTCATCCAATGTGCCGAAAATAAAGCGCTTTACCAAACTCAACGGCAGATCCTGCCGAAACACTCCCTGCTGCTGGCCATCACGAACCACCTCACCCACGAGGTCCAGATAGTTCTTGAGTTCCACCTTTTTGTATTCGCGCATGAAACGACTGCTCTGGCGCAGCTCCACCTGAAGCACCGCCGCCAGTTCCGGATAGGCCTGAAACCCCGCCAGATGCATGGCAATGAGGCAGCGAAAGCGGGCGAGAGCGTCCTTTTCACAAGCCAAAGCGTCGCGGAACTTCACGTTGATTTCCTTCATCTTTTCCTCAAAGATGGAAATCAAAAGGTCATCCTTATTTTTGAAATAAAGATAGATGGTGCCGTCGGCCACACCGGCCAGGCGAGCGATATCGGACACGCGGGCCTGAAAGAAGCCCTTTTCCGCAAACACCGAAACCGCGGCGTCTAAAATACGCCGCCTCTTGTCGGAATTCCTATGATTTCCGCGCCCTTCCGCCATACTTTGTCGCTCCCACTTGATCCTGAATGAATCGTCATTCACAATCTCATTAAACTTTTCTCGCTTTAACTGTCAAGAAAAAAACGCGGCAGG
Encoded here:
- a CDS encoding 3-hydroxyacyl-CoA dehydrogenase NAD-binding domain-containing protein produces the protein MGEPVTKFLVNFWNSPVGKLAIVTMDNGHDYKKPNVFSEAALMSLNEAIDTVLAQGDVKGLMLTGKPYIFAAGADLTQVPFVTTFEQGYQIGKAGHTIMKRLMDLPFPTVAAYNGVALGGGLEIGLYCQYRTVARSVPAMGFPECFIGLVPGWGGCTLATKLLGPEKALELIIFNALNQNRMINGVKAYEMGLADRLYDGAEFFDDSLRFLMGIIDGTEKVERHAPKTTNLKATITKAKEFVDAKVHGAAPAPYRAIELIEGATKWSVEEGFEEENKALGDLIKSRQCKCSIYAFDLVNRYAKKVKGVPEAKPKPVKKVGIIGAGLMASQLAQLFIYRLGVPVVMKDIKQEFVDKGCAYVHQEFQKMVEKGRMPEARARYLSSLLRGTLNYDDFADCDFVIEAVFERMDIKKQVFAEVEAVVGPECILATNTSSLSVTEMGADLKHPERVVGFHFFNPVAVLPLVEIIKTPQTNDLTLATAFDMAKKLKKTGVLVKDAPAFLVNRLLTKMLVDCLTMVDEGADFAQVDEALLGLGLPMAPFDLLALVGFPVAYHVAETLNQAFGAERFPLNANFKKLVDAGKKSIYVPGAKTKKVDPEVEKLWVKKGQKEFHPDEIRDRVLGNLAKEIDLILREKVVDSSRDVDLAMIMGAGWPFFMGGITMYLDMTGVTPKVLQKVFFSF
- a CDS encoding thiolase family protein gives rise to the protein MKARDVVLVDGIRTAFGKAGEKGIFWMTRADDMVVKVIRELLRRNPQVKPEMVEENVWGATTQEGDQGLTMGRTTAILAGLPVSTAGFSVDRMCAGGMTAVTCAASEIALGSVDVAIAGGVEHMGHHPMGATADPNPRFIAERIVSEDALVMGKTAENLHDRFPEITKEMADEYACLCQRKAYKAYQDGIIQKMIVPMTVYTKNGWVVADRDEQPRPETTMEGLANLKTPFRVQGKVTPGNASGLNDGACGVLLMSADKAKELGLKPKMRLVGYAFAGVQPEIMGYGPVPSTHKVLARTGLKFDDLDVIELNEAFAVQAVVFMKEFGMKFPDDKRLNPYGGAIAFGHPLASSGPRLMIHLMHYFEAHPEARYGLAAMCVGLGQGGSVIWENLQTAKSE
- a CDS encoding acyl-CoA dehydrogenase, with product MKLLVDVRDLKFVLYEQLNVEDLCKYPLFSEYSKEMFDMALEQAEKLAEQEFYPTNKKGDKEGCRFENGLVKVPESFHRPYRLYCEGGWLAMADDPEVGGQGFPFIISNACVEFFAAANWALLMYPGLTHGAARLLKKYGTPELQEKYMYKMFSGEWGGTMCLTEAGAGSDVGNLRTRAVPQGDGTYKIEGQKIFISSGMHDLTENIVHMVLARIEGAPKGTKGISIFLVPRFLVDDNGNLVDNDVNCGGIEHKMGIHGSATCVLNFGENGKCLGYLMGEPNKGMRIMFDMMNEARLFVGMQGLAHASAAYLHALQYARERVQGTPVEKMKDPGAERVAIINHPDVRRMLMFMKSSTEGLRALMHLAAYCLDRVQVAETDEERDLYQGYVDLLIPICKSMGSDLGFRVCETAVQVYGGYGYTSEYPVDQFLRDCKIASIYEGTNGIQALDLVGRKIAMKRGLLFKNAVKFSTELTAKFRKNYRMREMLEIYDEAAESLIQVTKFFGLKGMTDEFHVPILYAKPYLDLFGDVTLGLLLLWQAYIADRKLYEIYADHGAKDDKARQAVVASNRSAAFYAGKIASAKFWMFQVLTQAAGKARAIMTSDKSPLEIPEEGFALV
- a CDS encoding TetR/AcrR family transcriptional regulator, which gives rise to MAEGRGNHRNSDKRRRILDAAVSVFAEKGFFQARVSDIARLAGVADGTIYLYFKNKDDLLISIFEEKMKEINVKFRDALACEKDALARFRCLIAMHLAGFQAYPELAAVLQVELRQSSRFMREYKKVELKNYLDLVGEVVRDGQQQGVFRQDLPLSLVKRFIFGTLDEVVSTWVLAGRPYDLETLTEPLMDLFVNGLGVPEVKARLAGMNA